The nucleotide window CATAAAATTTCATACATGTCACATATATGCAACAAACCTTGTGTTTTCattaatacatatatagaCCCGGTCAAGCGCACACAATTATATTGGGATAAGCGCTACAAAACCATAGAAGGCATTGTTCAAGGGCTCATTTACCTTCATGAAGACTCTTGACTTAGAATTATTCATCGTGACCTCAAAACTAGTAACATCTTGATAGATAAATGAACCCCAAGATATCAGATTTTGGCATGGCGAGGTTGTTCGTGCTTGATCAAACACAAGGAAGTACCAATCGAATTGTGGGGACCTAGTAATCTGATATCTTGGCCAACCATGGCTTCTATTGTCCTCCTAATGCTTAATAATTATTCTCTCACCCTTCCAAGTACCCCTCACAGCCAGCTTTGTTTATGCCATACTAGTGATGGATCTAACGTGTGCGACACAACCGGGTCGGATCGATCCAAGATTCCAAGACCAACTCTCTTTTTACAGCACCGTAAGATGAGGTTTCATTGTTCCTCGATAGTGCCTGAAGATGCATGGAaacatttatgaaattaattataatgtaATTTTGCATTCCTTTGATTCaactttcttttaaataatgTTGTAATTTACCAAGTCTAATATCACTTTTAAATTCTAATTGTACTCATTAGTCTTCGAAGGCGGTGGTAATTAACTAAGAAGCTTCAATCAAGCTAGAGATGCAACCTTTTTAAGCGTcgaattaattaaaaatgtaAAAGAAAGTATAGTGGACGAGTTTAATATACTTTGAGATAATCAACTAGTCTCCTCAAAAATCAGACCGCCGACCAGTCCCGTCTTTATCAGCACATatcttaataattaattacaaccGTGTTTGAAACCTCACTGGTGGTCAAATTAGAACCAAGTCTCGATAGGCCATGATCCATCCGTGAAAAATATTCTCAAACAAGAAGCTTCCTTAATGAACTAGCTAGAGTCTAGAGAGACGTAAAaactacaaatatatataccagGATTCTGCAGAGACCAATTACGCCATGCCAGCAATGGTTTCCTCAAGATTTCTATTCTTCCTGATTTATGCCATTCTGTTACTAATCATGATCACTCAAGCCTTTGCTCAGCCTGCTTTTCTGTACCACTTCTGTAAAAACAACATAGGAAACTACACCACCAATAGTACCTATCACAAAAACCTCAACACCCTTCTCTCCTCCCTGCCCTCTAATGAAAACGGTAACGGCTATGGCTTTTACAATTCCTCGTATGGCCAGAACTCAGACGACCAAGTTTACGCAATCGGACTCTGCAGAGGAGATGTCAAGGCAGAGGATTGCCGCAGTTGCCTCAACAACTCCAGATATGCTCTCACGCGGCTTTGTCCAAATCAGAAGGAAGCCATTGGTTGGTACGACAACTGCATGTTGCGCTACTCCAACAGCTCCATGTACGGAGTCATGGCAACTATGCCTGCTTTCTACATGCGcaacccaaaaaatatatCTTCGTCGGGCATGGACGGGTTCAACCAAGAGCTGAGGAAGCTACTGGAGAGCGTAAGAAGCGAAGCTGCAGCAGGCGGTTCTCTTCGCAAGTTTGCGTACGGGAACGCAACCGCTCCAACTTTCCAAACAATATTTGCTATTGCGCAATGCACGCCAGAAATATCAGAGCAAGCCTGCAGTGACTGCTTGGTTGGTGCTTTTGGAGAAATCCCCCAATGTTGCCCTGAAAAAGTAGGAGGAAGAGTTGTTAGACCCAGCTGTAACTTCAGATTTGAGGTTTACCGCTTCATTGAGCCTACAACTATTCTGCAACTGCCATCGCCGCCGGCCGCGCCGCCAATATTATCTCCTCCTCCACCATCAACCAATATTACCACAGTTTCAGGAGGTAACCtatatgttggtttcattACGCTTAATATATTATGATATTATCCACAagtattatattttttgttttaatttgtaGGACCAAAGAGTAACACATCTCGGACTGTCATCATTATTCTCGTGCCAATCGTCGTTTGTTTGGTACTAATTATATCCATCGGCATTTGGCTAAGAGTGCGGAAGACAAAGAAGAAGCTTACAATACCTCCAGGTAGCAGATCGATTTAATTATGTTACAACTACTTCTTCACTATAAACCTTGAACTTGatcaatttttgttgaattttcagCAGGCGAAGATGCAGATGAAATTAGAAGTGCAGAGTCATTGCAATTCGATTTTGACACCATTAGAATTGCCACAGATGACTTTTCTGAAGCCAATAAACTAGGACAAGGCGGATTTGGTTCTGTTTACAAGGTGATAATACATCATTATTTATATCAATTACATGCCAAAGTAACAATAAGTTTATCTTCCTTGAATACAACTCATTTGTTCTTAATTATATTCTTTCAGGGTAGGCTATTTAATGGAGAAGATATTGCTGTGAAAAGACTTTCTACAAATTCTGGACAAGGAGATTTGGAGTTCAAAAATGAGGTCTTGTTGGTGGCCAGGCTCCAACACCGAAATTTAGTTAGGCTCTTGGGGTTCTGCTTGGAAGGAATTGAAAGGCTTCTTATTTATGAGTTTGTTCCTAATTCCAGTCTCGATCACATCATatttggtatatatatatgcttcaaTGAtctttcattctttcttttcacttcaaagattttcttttcactGGTGTGACTTCCAACAAACATTAAAGAATCGTTTTCATGAATATGCAGACCCAATCAAGCGCACACAACTGGATTGGGATAGCCGCTACAAAATCATAGTAGGCATTACCCGAGGGATCATTTATCTTCATGAAGATTCTCGACTTAGAATCATCCATCGTGATCTCAAAGCTAGTAATATCTTGATAGATGCAGAAATGAACCCCAAAATATCAGATTTTGGCATGGCAAAGTTATTTGTGCTTGATCAAACACAAGGCAATACCAGTCGAATTGTGGGGACGTAGTAAGTACTTGACTAGGCTACATagcttattatattataattgtGATGGTTAGCTATATCACTAATCCAAAATTTTCATCCATGTTAATGATAACATAGACATTTTTACTGATATTCAGCGGATATATGGCTCCAGAATATGCAATGCATGGacacttttctgttaaatcaGATGTTTATAGTTTTGGTGTGTTAATTTTGGAGATAGTAAGTgggcaaaaaaataattgcttTCGCCGTGGAGAGAATGTGGAGGATTTGCTAAGCTATGTAAGTAAatgtgtacatatatatagtagTTTATGTGCGTTTGCAATTGAATTGAATGGAACCAAGAAAAGAAGTTATGTCTAACTCTATTATTTCTACAAATTAATGGTTGTAGGCATGGAAAAGTTGGAGGGAAGGGACAGCTTCAAATGTAATAGATCCAACATTGAGGACTGGTTCAAGAGCTGAAATAATGAGATGCATCCACATTGGGTTATTATGCGTGCAAGAAAATATAGCTGATAGGCCAACCATGGCTTCTATTGTTCTAATGCTGAATAGTTACTCTGTCACTCTTCCAGTACCCTCACAACCAGCATTTTTCAGGCATAGTAGCGTTGGATCTGACATGTCTTCTTCAGGATGGACGAACAATTCAGGGTTGACAGCCGGGTCAGATCGATCGAAGAGCAACTCTGTTGTTAAAGCACCAGAAGATGAGGTTTCAATGATCACAGAAGTATATCCTCGATAGCCTGAAGATGCATACATGGAAACTTacatttgttaaattttttttaatgtaatttAGCATTTCCTTTGGTTAGGTTAGGTGCGGAATAAGACTTGTCAATGCATGTGTCCGTTGAATTGTTAGGCTCACCTTGTGCAGAAGTTTCGATTAGGTGGTTTAGCAATCACAATAGAAGAAAAGGCAATCAATCAAACGACGACTTTGACTAATTTGGCTTGTTTTGTTGCCCACTCCCATCTCTgtcaagttttttatttttctctcggACCAGTCTTCGTCACATGCTTTGCTTAGAATGAGATGTTCATTGACTTCATTAAAAGTATAATCTGCCCTTAATTACACGACATTTATCAAAACTTGTTGTGTTTAGTTTACCCAACTCACATCAGATGCAGCTTGTAAACTgacaaggtttttttttaagttttcttGCGAAATTGGCAAGTAAGTTGCCTAGGAAAGAAGACGACATGTCCTGGGGGTTGGAATGGGTTTGGAGCTTATGGGCTTTCTCTCCTCGTTCGATCGACTAGCTTACTAAGGTCAACTGAAAAAATGTGCTatgaaaaaaacaagaaatctaTAATTGGGCTCTCTTTGTCTGGATCATGATCATGCATGGACCACGGAGaggcttaaaaaaaaaagaaaaaaagtgcaAGCACTATAATTAAAATACGTTGGAGTCTTCGTCTTGGTCTTCCACTAAGGTAAACCATGTTCTACTTTGGCGGCGATGTATTATAACTTTTGCCATTCGCTCTATTACAAATTTCTTGGATCCTATAGTCTAAGAGATTAAGAATATATATTGATGCTTGTACGATCGGACAAGAGAGAATGATTGTTAACTagcaaaatttaattaattaatagaaGAATGCTTCTAGTTAAACCAAACCTTATCCGATTCCATTGTTCTACAGACTTCTAATAAGCGCTTTTAGCAAtttgacaacaaaaataaGCGCTTTTAGCAAGCATTGATCCGTTTAACAAACGTGCAATATTAACTGGAACTGGAAGCATCGATTTAACTCAGAGCTCTACTTTCTGAGAATAAAAAGCTCCGGCCGAAGCTTTTATATATTCTTATTTCCTATTTGAGAAGCACCAGCACCACTCAGAACAAACACATCAATTGAGATCCTTAACCTCATCATATATACCTCTGCAGGTTTCACCTTGTACAATGAGCCAAAAGAAGATGTCTCAACTTCTATATTCATTTTCAAGATTAatgaaaattagaaagaaagaacccTAATTGCCAATTGGACATGGTGTTCAACTGGGCAGGCAAGGAACCCTAATTGCCGAGCCGACCAATAAAATTCACCACTCAGTCTCCGCGTGCACAATGacatatacatattttactgTAGGGGTGCTCAGATTTGATCCATCTTTCATTACAAGTTCTATTCGTTTggaattcatttttaaatatgGACCGGTGATACAAAGCATTCAAGATCAGAATGATGgattttcttgctttttttttttttttctgcttttcaAGACAAACACACGAGGCACAATATTACTACAGGATGGCCACCGATCCACAGTATCAACATGAGCATGACATAAAAGAATTAATATTGTATCAACTTAATCTATCTGGATCTTCCACATTTTGCCGATCCAACACTCCCACAATTAATTCTTATTATTATCCTGGATTTGAGAAAAGCATCTACATGGAAAGCAACTTAAAACAAAAAGCACTGCCTGTCACAcactcaaataataataagctaTCAACTTACTTAAAGACACAAAGCTTCTAGATAAAAAAACACTTGGACCAACCAATATCAACATGCACTGTGCACAGGACTGGGAGTGAGTAGTAGAAACTGTAGCGTTCTAATGGCCATTTTGGAAACTAAATaatgtattttaaatttatgaatATTAATCATGTCTTTTATTCACATTATAATATGTGTATTATTACCCACCCTTAGTAACCGAATGGTTAGGGCGAACTCATAGGTCATGAGTTCGATTCTCTGCAGAATCAAACCAAAATTTAAGTATGGGGCCGTGACAGTGGGTTGTTGCGCTAGTCTCCCCCGGGTTACAAAGTCTTATCGAACTTTGTAATTTTCCATATAGTGGAAGAGTTCTAATCACTTTGAAATTTTTCGGAGCACAACCGAActtgtatatacacataagtGACAACACAGACATCCTCAGATATTATACATATGATGCAATGTTGAATGTATGGACATGTGATGTGATAAATCAAACAACAAACACCCAAAAGGggcatatatatttgtataaaaaaaggaaaaaacaagaagCTCTGTTGGAAAGCAAACTTTCCACGGTTCCTATATACTGCTCACATTATCTATGGTGCAGATACGCAGTTTTCTGCCAGTTAGGGAACACGTATCTGCTGCAAGCTACTTGTTATGTCTTGTGCTTGCAGCTTACTTGTCTCAGAATGGAAAGACTCTACATGTTTTGATTGAGAGATTAATTTATTGTCTATTGGTATTCAGTAAATGTTCAATTGGAATTTAAGCCATGGTTACCAACTTACCATTCTGCTGCGAAAAAACTTAACTATCACACATTGTATCTCTTTATCAGCATCACACTCGTGTTGTATAttagttgtttttctttatttctctcgtcacataattaattaattaattaactttgaTCATATGATGATGAGACAGATAAAGTGAATATAACATATTACATAGGAGTTTCTATCGAAATGGTAGTGATGGTTTGTAGGAATATAGGGAAAGATGGGACTGGTCCATTGCCCAATGCCCTCTATAGATTTCACCCCTTATGGTCGTGAGGTAAAGTTGCAAGCCCCTTTTTCTCggttttttcatttcaagATAAGTTCGAAGTTCCTTTCAAAACAAGGGAGGAGCTCCTTGTAAAGTTagaacattaaaaaaacaaaaaattcgcAACAACGATAGATTAACAGACTTCGGCTGCCTCCTCTTGTATCAAAACAAACTTAGGAGCACCGTTATATCATAAAGCCATGACAGTCTTACCAACCAAATAAACATCAATTCAATtagaaaaaacacaaatatattttgttattattgttttcGGATGTTGTCGCTTCTGTCCACTTCCTCCCAAATGCCACCGAACACTTGCTCCTTTTCCTTATTAAAAGACCACTACATAAGATGGCTCATCTCATAAACAGAAACAGAACCAGAACCAGAACCATCAAGGATTATTCAAAGCAAATGAAGAACCATAAACTTACATGGCTATGTCTTTCCCTTTCAATTCTCATCACCTTCTTCAGTCATTCTCATGCAAAACAAATTCAGCGCATCTCAGATTTCCACAGAATTGACCACTTCCTCAACAAAACCTATGAATGGTTGAGCCACCAAAGAGCACAGCACAACCATGAAacccaactaaaattttcagccCCCATTGTGTTTGCAGGAATCTTCTGCTTCCTGGCTGCCTCTATATCCAGTGCTGGTGgaattggtggtggtgggcTGTTCATACCTATATTGACCTTGGTGGCAGGTCTAGACCTCAGAACAGCCTCCAGTCTGTCAGCTTTCATGGTCACAGGAGGCTCAGTTGCAAATGTCATCTACAACTTGTGCAAAGGAAGTGCCAAGTTTGGTGGCAAAAATGTGATTGATTATGACATAGCACTTCTGTCAGAGCCATGTATGTTGCTGGGAGTAAGTGTTGGAGTGATTTGCAACCTTGTTTTTCCAGAGTGGCTGATCACCATACTCTTTGctctgtttcttgcttggtcTACCTCAATGAGCTGCAAAAATGGTTTGGCGTACTGGAAAATGGAGTCAGAGGAGCTGATGAGAAATGATTGTGAGAATTTGGGAAATGGGTTGAATGATGAAACAGAAGGGGTCAAGGGTATTGCAGAACCCCTCTTAGGAACAAAAGGAAAGTGCATACTAAGACTTCCATGGACAAAAATGGGGGTCTTAGTTCTGGTATGGTGTTCTTTCTGCATCATCTACCTTTTTCGTGGCAACCGGTATGGACAGGTTAGGCTGCTCCTTATTCAATTTTCCTCCAGTATGATATAGAAACATCAAATGATGTTTAAGACTCACTTTTCATCAATGAAAAATCTATGAATGCTATGCATTCTGTTTTGTCAAATGATAGTCCTGGAAACATCCGCCTAGAGACCATATTTAAATCTGGAAATCTAGctataattgaaaaagaaatcaaattttaagCATCAGCACAAGTGGAAAGAGTCGATTTCAGTAGGGCACAGCTTCAAAGCACATATATTCGAAAGTGTATTTTCTGAATGTGACTCTTCGATCCTTGCAGGGTATCACACCAATAGAGCCTTGTGGAATAGGTTATTGGGTTCTCTCATCAGTCCAAATCCCTCTTGCCATAATCTATACAGCCTGGATCCTATGCAGAAAAGAGAACCTTCAACATCATACTTTAAACCAAAAggtatttaaaatttgttagTCTTTTCGACAAGGATTTCAATAAAACTAAACCGTTTCTTTTACTCTTGGTGCAGAATATTGAGGACCTGCCAAAAGTTAGACCATCAAAACTAATTTTCCCACTAATGGCACTATTGGCAGGGATTTTGG belongs to Prunus persica cultivar Lovell chromosome G4, Prunus_persica_NCBIv2, whole genome shotgun sequence and includes:
- the LOC18779967 gene encoding cysteine-rich receptor-like protein kinase 10 isoform X2, with the protein product MPAMVSSRFLFFLIYAILLLIMITQAFAQPAFLYHFCKNNIGNYTTNSTYHKNLNTLLSSLPSNENGNGYGFYNSSYGQNSDDQVYAIGLCRGDVKAEDCRSCLNNSRYALTRLCPNQKEAIGWYDNCMLRYSNSSMYGVMATMPAFYMRNPKNISSSGMDGFNQELRKLLESVRSEAAAGGSLRKFAYGNATAPTFQTIFAIAQCTPEISEQACSDCLVGAFGEIPQCCPEKVGGRVVRPSCNFRFEVYRFIEPTTILQLPSPPAAPPILSPPPPSTNITTVSGGPKSNTSRTVIIILVPIVVCLVLIISIGIWLRVRKTKKKLTIPPGEDADEIRSAESLQFDFDTIRIATDDFSEANKLGQGGFGSVYKGRLFNGEDIAVKRLSTNSGQGDLEFKNEVLLVARLQHRNLVRLLGFCLEGIERLLIYEFVPNSSLDHIIFDPIKRTQLDWDSRYKIIVGITRGIIYLHEDSRLRIIHRDLKASNILIDAEMNPKISDFGMAKLFVLDQTQGNTSRIVGTYGYMAPEYAMHGHFSVKSDVYSFGVLILEIVSGQKNNCFRRGENVEDLLSYAWKSWREGTASNVIDPTLRTGSRAEIMRCIHIGLLCVQENIADRPTMASIVLMLNSYSVTLPVPSQPAFFRHSSVGSDMSSSGWTNNSGLTAGSDRSKSNSVVKAPEDEVSMITEVYPR
- the LOC18779967 gene encoding cysteine-rich receptor-like protein kinase 10 isoform X1 — its product is MPAMVSSRFLFFLIYAILLLIMITQAFAQPAFLYHFCKNNIGNYTTNSTYHKNLNTLLSSLPSNENGNGYGFYNSSYGQNSDDQVYAIGLCRGDVKAEDCRSCLNNSRYALTRLCPNQKEAIGWYDNCMLRYSNSSMYGVMATMPAFYMRNPKNISSSGMDGFNQELRKLLESVRSEAAAGGSLRKFAYGNATAPTFQTIFAIAQCTPEISEQACSDCLVGAFGEIPQCCPEKVGGRVVRPSCNFRFEVYRFIEPTTILQLPSPPAAPPILSPPPPSTNITTVSGGPKSNTSRTVIIILVPIVVCLVLIISIGIWLRVRKTKKKLTIPPAGEDADEIRSAESLQFDFDTIRIATDDFSEANKLGQGGFGSVYKGRLFNGEDIAVKRLSTNSGQGDLEFKNEVLLVARLQHRNLVRLLGFCLEGIERLLIYEFVPNSSLDHIIFDPIKRTQLDWDSRYKIIVGITRGIIYLHEDSRLRIIHRDLKASNILIDAEMNPKISDFGMAKLFVLDQTQGNTSRIVGTYGYMAPEYAMHGHFSVKSDVYSFGVLILEIVSGQKNNCFRRGENVEDLLSYAWKSWREGTASNVIDPTLRTGSRAEIMRCIHIGLLCVQENIADRPTMASIVLMLNSYSVTLPVPSQPAFFRHSSVGSDMSSSGWTNNSGLTAGSDRSKSNSVVKAPEDEVSMITEVYPR
- the LOC18780357 gene encoding uncharacterized protein LOC18780357 — translated: MAHLINRNRTRTRTIKDYSKQMKNHKLTWLCLSLSILITFFSHSHAKQIQRISDFHRIDHFLNKTYEWLSHQRAQHNHETQLKFSAPIVFAGIFCFLAASISSAGGIGGGGLFIPILTLVAGLDLRTASSLSAFMVTGGSVANVIYNLCKGSAKFGGKNVIDYDIALLSEPCMLLGVSVGVICNLVFPEWLITILFALFLAWSTSMSCKNGLAYWKMESEELMRNDCENLGNGLNDETEGVKGIAEPLLGTKGKCILRLPWTKMGVLVLVWCSFCIIYLFRGNRYGQGITPIEPCGIGYWVLSSVQIPLAIIYTAWILCRKENLQHHTLNQKNIEDLPKVRPSKLIFPLMALLAGILGGVFGIGGGMLISPLLVQVGIAPEVTAATCSFMVFFSSSMSAFQYLLLGMEHADTALVFAIMCFVASLLGLVVLQRAIKVYGRASLIVFSVSTVMALSTVLMTSFGALDVWRDYVSGKYMGFKLPC